One stretch of Chitinophaga pendula DNA includes these proteins:
- a CDS encoding SusC/RagA family TonB-linked outer membrane protein, which yields MKFARHAAALLFVILYTQAGFAQSIKIGGVVTGKTDAQPLPGVIIVVKGTSNGTQSDADGKYSIKANSSDTLRFSFIGYNTIEVPVGKSSQLNIALESAESKLQEVVVTALGISREKKSLGYAMQELKSKDITEARETNLVNALSGKIAGVNITNSQGNMGSSRIVIRGETSISGNNQPLFVVDGLPVDNSQLGVGSGRDFANAIADINPGDIESLSVLKGPNAAALYGSRAANGVIVIKTKSGRGKQKGLGITVSSNATVEDLLVLPSFQNVYGQGSGGQFSYVDGKGGGINDGVDESWGPKMDGRLIKQFFSNGQPAPWVPHPNNVKDFYVTGYTLNNGLSIAGSNDKLDYRFSYNNTKQKGILPNTGISRNSFSFNTTYRITPKLTFSSNVNYTRSVADNLPGVDGRRGNSVTLQFIWFGRQVDVNRLRDYKNPDGTDYNWNHSYYSNPYWIQYENTVGQQRNRIFGNTRLSYQILDWLTANVRIGLDYYNDRRKYKIAYGTNGTPFGSYTEDAYGISEVNTEFTLNAVKKLSRDFNLDVLVGGNIRNNQTEQNYQQAPRLAVKDVYTLNNSRDPVVSSNIFGKRRIYSGFASAQLGFREYAFLNLTARRDQSSTLPRANNAYFYPSANASLVLNEAFHIQSKALTLLKLRGGWAQVGNDTDPYQLINTYPFNQPFGEYPLLTVSDNFLKSDLKPEITSSAEIGLEAGFFNNRARIDVTYYNANSRNQILLADVSASTGYLKKLLNAGQINNKGIEISLGGAPVSTASGFRWDVNINYARNVSKVVELDKDGFLNDYVLGTSGNVQVLASKGKRYGAIYGKAYQRDASGQILVNPDGTPAIANDRKVLGYYTPKWTGSINNAFSFKGVTLSFLIDTKQGGSIWSGTNYTGIYTGVLAASLPGRDAENGGIPYYYAGNNTSSTPVRLPNHNAGAPNGETVYHDGMIFDGVTSSGKKNDVILPAQRYYKSVYNSSLNESSVYDASFIKLREVRIGYALPKELVKRWGFQAIDVTLVGRNLWIIDKKAPNIDPETAFNTGNGQGLETLQIPTTRSFGLNLNVSF from the coding sequence ATGAAATTTGCAAGACATGCCGCAGCCTTGCTCTTCGTCATCCTGTACACCCAGGCTGGCTTCGCGCAAAGTATAAAAATCGGAGGTGTGGTCACCGGTAAAACAGACGCACAGCCACTACCAGGCGTCATCATAGTCGTAAAAGGAACCAGCAATGGTACCCAATCCGATGCGGATGGAAAATACAGCATCAAAGCAAATTCCTCCGATACCCTCCGCTTCTCCTTCATCGGCTACAATACCATCGAAGTGCCGGTAGGTAAAAGCTCCCAACTCAACATTGCACTCGAATCAGCAGAAAGTAAATTGCAGGAAGTCGTAGTAACTGCCCTCGGTATCTCCCGTGAAAAAAAATCACTGGGATATGCCATGCAGGAACTGAAATCAAAAGATATTACCGAAGCCCGCGAAACCAACCTCGTCAATGCATTGTCGGGTAAGATCGCCGGCGTCAACATTACCAATAGCCAGGGTAACATGGGCTCCTCCCGTATCGTAATAAGAGGAGAGACTTCCATCTCAGGTAATAACCAACCCCTCTTCGTAGTAGATGGATTACCGGTAGATAACTCCCAGCTGGGCGTAGGCTCCGGCCGCGACTTCGCTAACGCTATCGCAGATATCAACCCTGGAGATATCGAATCCCTCAGCGTCCTCAAAGGCCCCAACGCTGCCGCATTATATGGCTCCCGTGCTGCCAATGGCGTGATCGTGATCAAAACAAAGTCCGGCCGCGGTAAACAAAAGGGCCTGGGCATCACCGTCTCCTCCAACGCCACCGTAGAAGACCTCCTCGTATTACCCTCCTTCCAGAACGTATACGGACAAGGCTCCGGAGGTCAGTTCTCCTACGTAGATGGTAAAGGGGGCGGTATCAACGATGGCGTCGACGAAAGCTGGGGACCCAAAATGGATGGCCGACTGATCAAACAGTTCTTCTCCAATGGCCAACCTGCTCCCTGGGTTCCACATCCCAATAACGTAAAAGACTTCTACGTAACAGGATATACCCTCAACAATGGCCTGTCAATCGCCGGCTCTAACGATAAACTCGATTACCGGTTCTCCTATAACAATACCAAACAAAAAGGCATCCTGCCCAATACCGGCATCAGCCGGAATAGCTTCTCCTTTAATACCACCTACCGCATCACGCCTAAACTGACGTTCAGCAGCAATGTCAATTATACCCGCAGCGTCGCAGATAACCTGCCAGGTGTCGATGGCCGCCGTGGTAACAGCGTTACCCTCCAGTTCATCTGGTTCGGCCGCCAGGTAGATGTAAACAGGCTGCGCGATTATAAAAATCCCGATGGCACCGACTATAACTGGAACCATAGCTACTACAGCAACCCCTACTGGATACAGTATGAAAATACCGTAGGACAACAACGTAACCGTATCTTCGGCAATACCCGATTGTCCTACCAGATACTCGACTGGCTGACCGCCAATGTCCGCATCGGCCTCGATTATTACAACGACCGCCGTAAATACAAAATAGCCTACGGTACCAACGGCACACCATTCGGCTCCTACACAGAAGATGCCTATGGCATCTCCGAAGTAAACACCGAGTTCACCTTGAACGCAGTGAAAAAACTAAGCCGCGACTTCAACCTCGATGTACTGGTGGGAGGTAACATCCGCAATAATCAAACAGAACAAAACTATCAACAGGCGCCCCGCCTCGCAGTGAAAGATGTATACACATTGAATAACTCACGCGACCCGGTAGTGTCCTCTAACATATTCGGTAAACGACGCATCTATAGCGGATTCGCCTCTGCACAACTGGGCTTCCGCGAATACGCATTCCTTAACCTCACCGCCCGTCGCGATCAATCCTCTACATTGCCACGAGCCAATAACGCCTACTTCTATCCATCCGCCAACGCCAGCCTCGTACTCAACGAAGCATTCCACATACAGAGCAAAGCACTCACCCTACTCAAACTGAGAGGAGGTTGGGCACAGGTAGGTAATGATACAGATCCTTATCAACTGATCAATACATACCCATTCAATCAACCATTCGGTGAATATCCGCTCCTCACCGTTTCTGACAACTTCCTGAAGAGCGACCTCAAACCTGAGATCACCTCCTCCGCAGAAATTGGCCTGGAAGCAGGGTTCTTCAATAACCGCGCCCGCATCGACGTGACCTACTATAACGCTAACAGCCGCAACCAGATACTACTGGCCGATGTTAGCGCCTCTACCGGCTACCTGAAAAAATTGCTCAACGCAGGGCAGATCAACAACAAAGGGATAGAAATATCATTAGGTGGCGCGCCCGTAAGTACCGCCTCCGGATTCCGCTGGGATGTAAACATCAACTACGCCCGCAACGTGAGCAAAGTAGTAGAACTGGACAAAGATGGTTTCCTCAACGATTACGTACTGGGTACCTCCGGCAACGTACAGGTGCTGGCCAGCAAAGGCAAACGATATGGTGCCATATATGGTAAAGCCTATCAGCGCGACGCCAGCGGACAGATACTGGTAAACCCCGATGGTACACCAGCGATCGCCAACGACAGAAAAGTATTGGGATACTATACCCCCAAATGGACCGGTAGCATCAACAACGCCTTCTCCTTCAAAGGGGTGACCCTCAGCTTCCTCATCGATACCAAACAGGGCGGATCCATCTGGTCCGGTACCAACTACACCGGCATATACACCGGCGTACTGGCAGCCAGCCTCCCTGGCCGCGATGCAGAAAATGGTGGAATCCCGTACTATTATGCAGGTAACAATACCAGCTCCACACCCGTACGCCTCCCCAACCATAACGCAGGCGCTCCCAATGGAGAAACCGTATACCATGATGGGATGATATTCGATGGCGTTACCAGCTCCGGCAAAAAGAACGACGTCATCCTGCCCGCCCAACGGTACTATAAATCAGTATATAATAGCAGCCTCAATGAAAGCAGCGTATACGACGCCTCCTTCATCAAACTGCGCGAAGTAAGAATAGGATATGCACTACCGAAAGAACTGGTAAAACGCTGGGGCTTCCAGGCCATAGATGTCACCCTCGTGGGCCGCAACCTATGGATCATCGACAAAAAAGCACCCAACATCGACCCGGAAACAGCATTCAATACCGGCAACGGACAAGGTCTGGAAACATTGCAGATCCCTACCACCCGCAGCTTCGGTCTTAACCTGAATGTATCCTTCTAA
- a CDS encoding N-acetylmuramoyl-L-alanine amidase: MKLTSWYYPLAAALLLVYGCARNPYATTNKAYRQQTKTYAATIRQQPFPVPTDSAALPQYWVGTVNFNLRKPNFVIIHHTAQNSCEQTLKTFTNTATQVSAHYVICRNGTIHHMLNDYLRAWHGGVARWGSVTDINSSSIGIELDNNGFEPFAPAQIHSLEILLDTLRHKYNIPTANFIGHGDIAPGRKVDPSAWFPWQQLAQKGFGLWFKDTATITLPQNFNHLQALRIVGYDIKDTSAAILAFKRHFTPADSTSGTRLDTAAAKIIFSLAQQSQ; the protein is encoded by the coding sequence ATGAAACTGACTTCCTGGTATTACCCCCTCGCCGCAGCCCTCCTGCTGGTATATGGCTGCGCACGTAATCCATACGCAACCACCAATAAAGCATATCGCCAACAGACTAAAACATACGCAGCGACCATCCGCCAACAACCATTCCCCGTCCCCACAGACTCCGCCGCCCTCCCCCAATACTGGGTAGGTACCGTCAACTTTAACCTGCGCAAACCTAACTTCGTCATCATCCATCATACCGCACAAAACTCCTGCGAACAGACCCTTAAAACATTCACCAACACCGCCACCCAGGTAAGCGCTCACTATGTCATCTGCCGCAATGGTACCATTCACCATATGCTCAACGATTACCTCCGCGCCTGGCACGGCGGCGTCGCTCGCTGGGGCAGCGTCACCGATATCAACTCCTCCTCTATAGGCATTGAACTGGACAACAACGGCTTCGAACCTTTCGCCCCCGCACAGATACATAGCCTCGAAATACTGCTCGACACCCTCCGCCATAAATACAACATCCCCACCGCCAACTTCATCGGCCACGGAGATATCGCCCCGGGTAGAAAAGTAGACCCCAGCGCATGGTTCCCCTGGCAACAACTGGCTCAAAAAGGATTCGGCCTCTGGTTCAAAGATACCGCCACCATCACACTACCCCAGAACTTCAACCACCTACAGGCATTACGGATCGTCGGCTACGATATCAAAGATACCTCCGCCGCCATACTGGCCTTCAAACGCCACTTCACACCGGCCGATTCCACCTCCGGCACCCGCTTGGATACCGCCGCTGCCAAGATTATCTTTAGCCTCGCTCAACAGTCTCAATAA
- a CDS encoding S41 family peptidase has product MRKRLTSSGAAIFPLLFLSAVIFTACKKDSKSDPQPGNPDPVNNTAKSDEDSLKYLMYRTMQVSYVSGGRSTTTDLPSYYWYTQVPAIDPFSATYAKAEDLLSAMINKVSPTDRYSFLDRTGSLANKLQNGISQDAAPGEGGSYGMEVTYALDQSNKSHLMVLYTDKNGPASAADIQRGAEITAINGDANIAYDNGGPISQKVYAAIHSSKQVTLTVRKPKATATVTIPLTSTSFKINPILFDNVSNVGGRQVGYFSFYTFSSIYGDNDAPTNTKQVLDQLFAKFKAAGIQDLIVDLRYNGGGAVVTAEYLDNAIAPASAGGQVMYNFIYNNKLTANLSRTGLESVVKFDGTTGGLNLTRVFFITSGSTASASELTLQNLKPYMNVILVGDKTYGKPVGFIPFTLSIYKSGQEKYMGDLYAINFETKNARQEGGYFTGIDVNKQATDFVNVPWGDAQDEHLQQIYSYINTGAFKRDASTERVISNPDSRKVMSTALPSGSFNGMIDYRQRGGIR; this is encoded by the coding sequence ATGCGCAAACGTCTAACTAGTTCCGGCGCTGCCATCTTCCCTCTACTTTTTTTATCGGCGGTGATATTCACTGCCTGTAAGAAGGACAGTAAGTCAGATCCGCAGCCGGGCAATCCTGATCCGGTGAACAATACTGCCAAATCGGATGAGGATTCTCTTAAGTACCTGATGTACAGGACCATGCAGGTGTCTTATGTGAGTGGGGGTCGGAGTACGACTACGGACCTTCCCTCCTACTACTGGTATACGCAGGTACCTGCGATCGATCCTTTCAGTGCGACTTATGCGAAGGCGGAGGATCTGTTAAGTGCGATGATCAACAAGGTATCGCCTACGGACCGGTATAGTTTCCTGGACAGGACGGGATCGCTGGCGAACAAGTTGCAGAATGGCATCAGCCAGGATGCGGCACCTGGAGAGGGTGGCAGTTATGGTATGGAGGTGACGTATGCGCTGGATCAGAGTAACAAGAGCCACCTGATGGTATTGTACACGGACAAGAACGGGCCGGCATCGGCAGCAGATATACAGAGGGGTGCGGAGATCACGGCGATTAACGGTGATGCCAATATTGCCTATGATAACGGGGGGCCTATCAGTCAGAAGGTGTATGCTGCTATTCACAGTTCGAAGCAGGTGACGTTGACGGTTCGGAAGCCGAAGGCGACAGCGACTGTGACTATACCACTGACTTCTACGAGCTTTAAGATCAACCCGATATTATTTGACAATGTCAGTAATGTAGGTGGACGTCAGGTAGGTTATTTCTCTTTTTATACTTTTTCCAGCATTTATGGTGACAATGATGCGCCGACTAATACGAAGCAGGTGTTGGATCAGTTGTTTGCCAAGTTCAAGGCAGCTGGTATACAGGACCTGATCGTAGATCTACGTTATAATGGCGGGGGTGCGGTGGTGACTGCGGAATACCTGGACAATGCGATCGCTCCTGCCAGCGCGGGCGGGCAGGTGATGTATAATTTTATTTACAACAACAAGTTAACGGCTAATCTGAGCAGGACGGGACTGGAATCGGTAGTAAAGTTTGACGGTACTACGGGTGGCCTGAACCTGACGCGTGTATTCTTTATTACGAGTGGCAGCACAGCATCTGCCAGTGAGCTGACGTTACAGAACCTGAAGCCATATATGAATGTGATATTGGTGGGTGATAAGACCTATGGCAAGCCGGTAGGCTTCATTCCTTTCACCTTATCGATCTATAAGAGCGGACAGGAGAAGTATATGGGAGATCTGTATGCTATCAATTTTGAGACTAAAAATGCGCGGCAGGAAGGCGGTTATTTCACTGGCATTGATGTGAACAAGCAAGCGACTGACTTTGTGAATGTGCCCTGGGGGGATGCACAGGATGAGCACCTGCAACAGATATACAGTTATATCAATACCGGCGCTTTCAAGCGGGATGCCAGTACGGAGCGTGTTATCAGCAACCCGGACAGCAGGAAGGTGATGTCTACTGCTCTACCATCCGGGTCATTCAACGGTATGATCGATTATCGCCAGCGCGGAGGTATCCGTTAA
- a CDS encoding aldo/keto reductase, giving the protein MEYHLLGKSSLRISRVGFGCMSLGNDDKENDRLIGIAVDKGINLFDTADLYDHGQNEMSVGKALKQKRGEVVLATKVGNQWRPDGSGWDWNPSREYILKAVEDSLRRLQTDYIDLYQLHGGTIEDTIDDTIAAFEILKQQGKIRYYGISSIRPNVIREYVQRAGITSVMMQYSLLDRRPEESCLPLLQQHEIGVLARGSVAKGLLAGKAPGAYLDHDATAVHRAAEAINNHSGSERLPAQTAIRYALHHPAITSAIVGIRTLQQLEEAAELTATPPLSEKDIAYLQAAAPALQYDQHR; this is encoded by the coding sequence ATGGAATATCACCTGCTGGGCAAATCCTCCCTCCGTATCAGCCGCGTCGGATTCGGCTGCATGTCATTAGGAAACGACGACAAAGAAAATGACCGCCTCATCGGTATCGCAGTTGATAAAGGCATCAACTTGTTTGATACCGCAGACCTATACGATCACGGACAAAACGAAATGTCCGTGGGTAAAGCCCTGAAACAAAAAAGGGGAGAGGTCGTACTGGCCACAAAGGTCGGTAACCAATGGAGACCCGATGGCAGCGGATGGGATTGGAATCCCTCCAGGGAATATATCCTCAAAGCAGTAGAAGATAGCTTACGCCGCCTGCAGACCGATTACATAGATCTCTATCAACTGCATGGTGGCACCATAGAAGATACGATCGATGATACCATCGCCGCCTTCGAAATATTGAAACAACAAGGGAAGATCAGGTATTATGGCATCTCCTCCATCCGGCCCAATGTCATCCGCGAATACGTACAACGGGCCGGCATCACCAGCGTCATGATGCAATACAGCTTGCTGGACAGACGCCCGGAAGAATCCTGCCTGCCACTCCTCCAGCAACACGAAATAGGCGTGCTGGCAAGAGGTAGCGTAGCCAAAGGCCTGCTCGCAGGTAAAGCCCCCGGCGCCTACCTCGACCACGACGCCACCGCCGTACATAGAGCAGCAGAAGCTATCAACAACCACTCCGGCAGCGAACGCCTGCCCGCACAAACCGCCATCCGCTACGCCCTCCATCACCCGGCTATTACCAGCGCCATCGTCGGCATTCGGACCCTCCAACAACTCGAAGAGGCGGCAGAACTAACTGCCACCCCTCCATTATCAGAAAAAGATATCGCTTATTTACAGGCCGCAGCACCGGCCCTCCAATACGATCAACATCGCTAA
- a CDS encoding GH92 family glycosyl hydrolase, protein MRKLLLGALTLLSLQSQAQIVTSVQDPADWVNPLMGTASKHSLSQGNTYPAIALPWGMNFWMPQTGKMGDGWAYTYDAEKIRGFKQTHQPSPWINDYGQFVIMPVTGKPKFRENDRASWFSHKSETARPYYYSVYLADHDVTTEITPTERAARFRFTYPKTDSAFVIIDALDRGSFVKVIPAERKIIGYTTRNSGGVPANFKNYFVIYFDKPFSYQATWKDSTLSAGILESKSNHSGAIIGFATVKGEKVQAKVASSFISPEQAELNLLQEIGNRSFDDIKTQAKATWNKELGRILVTGGTVDQTRTFYSCLYRVLLFPRKFYEMNEKKEVVHYSPYNGQVLPGYMFTDNGFWDTFRSAFPFFNLMYPEMNSHIMQGLVNAYKESGWLPEWASPGHRDCMIGSNSASIIADAYIKGVRNFDVNTAFEALQKNAENEGPLESVGRRGVKYYNELGYVPYDVKINENAARTLEYAYDDFTIYQLAKAIKRPADDISKYEKRSQNFRNLFDKETRLMRGRNKDGNFQSPFNPFKWGDAFTEGNSWHYTWSVFHDVKGLANLMGGREMFVKMLDSVFVMPPVYDDSYYNFTIHEIREMQIMNMGQYAHGNQPIQHMIYLYNYAGAPWKAQYWLREVMDRLYTPTPDGYCGDEDNGQTSAWYVFSALGFYPVCPGTTQYVVGSPLFKNATIKLENGKTLQINAADNGPDKRYIQKMEWNGKALSQNWLDHFELMKGGQLNFRMSAQPEKNRGTAVKDAPFSYSDAK, encoded by the coding sequence ATGAGAAAATTATTGCTTGGTGCCCTGACACTGCTTTCCTTACAGTCGCAGGCACAGATCGTCACTTCCGTACAAGACCCGGCAGACTGGGTCAATCCCCTTATGGGAACAGCTTCCAAACATAGCCTCTCACAGGGTAACACCTATCCGGCTATCGCCCTCCCCTGGGGAATGAACTTCTGGATGCCGCAAACCGGCAAAATGGGAGATGGTTGGGCATATACCTACGACGCCGAAAAGATACGCGGCTTCAAACAAACCCACCAACCCAGCCCCTGGATCAACGATTACGGCCAGTTCGTTATCATGCCCGTAACCGGCAAACCCAAATTCCGCGAAAACGATCGCGCCAGCTGGTTCTCTCATAAATCAGAAACCGCCAGACCATACTACTACAGCGTATACCTCGCCGATCACGACGTAACCACCGAGATCACCCCCACCGAAAGAGCTGCCCGTTTCCGCTTTACCTACCCGAAAACCGACAGCGCATTCGTTATCATCGATGCCCTCGACAGAGGTTCTTTCGTAAAAGTGATCCCCGCAGAACGCAAGATCATTGGCTATACCACCCGCAACAGCGGCGGCGTACCAGCCAACTTTAAAAACTATTTCGTCATCTATTTCGATAAACCGTTCTCCTACCAGGCCACCTGGAAGGATAGCACCCTCTCTGCCGGTATCCTCGAATCCAAATCCAATCATAGTGGCGCCATCATAGGCTTCGCTACCGTAAAGGGCGAAAAAGTACAGGCCAAAGTAGCCTCCTCTTTCATCAGCCCCGAACAAGCAGAACTAAACCTCCTGCAGGAAATCGGCAACCGCAGCTTCGACGACATAAAAACACAGGCTAAAGCAACGTGGAATAAAGAACTGGGCCGCATCCTCGTAACAGGTGGCACCGTCGATCAAACACGTACTTTCTACTCCTGCCTCTATAGAGTACTCCTCTTCCCGCGCAAATTCTACGAAATGAACGAGAAGAAAGAAGTAGTACACTACAGCCCATACAACGGACAAGTACTGCCAGGGTACATGTTCACCGACAACGGCTTCTGGGATACCTTCCGCTCCGCATTCCCCTTCTTTAACCTCATGTATCCCGAAATGAACAGCCACATCATGCAGGGACTCGTGAACGCCTATAAAGAAAGTGGATGGCTTCCCGAATGGGCCAGCCCCGGACACCGCGATTGTATGATCGGCTCCAATTCCGCCTCCATCATCGCCGACGCCTACATCAAAGGCGTACGCAACTTCGATGTAAACACCGCCTTCGAAGCATTACAGAAAAATGCCGAAAATGAAGGCCCCCTCGAATCCGTAGGCCGCAGAGGCGTGAAATACTATAACGAACTGGGATACGTACCCTACGACGTGAAAATAAACGAAAACGCCGCACGTACCCTCGAATACGCCTACGATGACTTCACCATCTACCAGCTCGCAAAAGCAATCAAACGCCCGGCAGATGATATCTCAAAATATGAGAAACGTAGCCAGAACTTCCGTAACCTCTTCGATAAAGAAACCCGCCTCATGAGAGGCCGTAATAAAGATGGTAACTTCCAGTCTCCGTTCAACCCGTTCAAATGGGGAGATGCCTTCACCGAAGGAAATAGCTGGCACTACACCTGGTCCGTATTCCATGACGTAAAAGGCCTCGCCAACCTCATGGGCGGCAGGGAAATGTTCGTGAAAATGCTAGACTCCGTATTCGTAATGCCTCCCGTGTACGACGATAGCTATTATAACTTCACCATACACGAAATCCGGGAAATGCAGATCATGAACATGGGCCAGTACGCACATGGCAACCAACCCATTCAACACATGATCTACCTCTATAACTATGCAGGCGCACCCTGGAAAGCACAATACTGGCTCCGTGAAGTAATGGACCGCCTGTATACCCCCACTCCCGACGGCTATTGCGGTGACGAAGACAACGGACAAACCTCCGCATGGTACGTATTCTCTGCGTTAGGTTTCTACCCCGTTTGCCCGGGTACCACCCAATACGTAGTAGGTAGCCCCCTCTTCAAAAACGCTACCATCAAACTGGAAAATGGTAAAACACTGCAGATCAACGCGGCCGACAACGGCCCGGATAAAAGATACATACAGAAGATGGAATGGAATGGTAAAGCACTGTCGCAAAACTGGCTCGACCACTTCGAACTGATGAAAGGTGGACAACTGAACTTCCGTATGAGCGCACAACCCGAAAAGAACCGTGGTACAGCTGTCAAAGACGCACCATTCTCTTACTCAGATGCAAAATAA
- a CDS encoding SusD/RagB family nutrient-binding outer membrane lipoprotein, which produces MKRVNTRYILPALLIAVTLLAACQKQLEDINKNPNQSENVQPDYLLSNAIKSAVDIYWGENATMETSLLYVQYWAKIQYTDPDKYQPAATTSQSIWNNFYAQPVQDFTTLIQLGDTLHNPNYRAVGVIMRSWIFQNLTDLYGDVPYSQAANIKEFLTPRYDAQKDIYTGLLAELKGAVAAIQETANPIQGDPVFKGDMKRWKQFANSLRLRIAIRISDRDEATAKAVFDEVSNNAATVLSSNADNVKLDYLASPNQNPVGRNRETRNDYRISKSVVDKLLALNDPRLSIYAAKPKDGGPILGVTNGLPTDSASALGFNKTSDVGAVFTATTAPAILFNYAELLFIKAEAAARGLISADAEQLYKDAIRASLAQYNIVDATVVNNYLAQPALAYDVTNFRRAIGEQKWLALFSEGIEGFTEWRRLDYPQLKPAYQGVLQGKMPLRLTYPSSEQALNGINYKKAVANQGPDALITRLWFDVR; this is translated from the coding sequence ATGAAACGAGTAAATACCAGATATATATTGCCGGCACTGTTGATAGCAGTCACCTTGCTGGCCGCCTGCCAGAAACAGCTGGAAGACATCAACAAAAATCCTAACCAGTCAGAAAATGTACAACCGGACTACCTCCTCTCTAATGCAATCAAATCCGCAGTAGACATCTACTGGGGAGAGAACGCGACCATGGAAACATCCCTGCTGTACGTACAATACTGGGCCAAGATCCAATATACCGATCCGGATAAATACCAGCCGGCAGCCACCACCTCACAGAGCATATGGAACAATTTCTACGCGCAACCCGTGCAGGACTTTACCACCCTCATCCAGCTGGGGGATACCTTGCACAACCCGAACTACCGCGCCGTAGGCGTTATCATGCGTTCCTGGATATTCCAGAACCTTACCGACCTCTATGGCGATGTGCCCTATAGCCAGGCCGCCAACATAAAGGAATTCCTCACCCCCAGGTATGACGCGCAGAAAGATATATACACCGGCCTGCTCGCCGAACTGAAAGGTGCCGTAGCCGCCATCCAGGAAACCGCTAATCCCATCCAGGGCGACCCGGTATTCAAAGGCGATATGAAACGCTGGAAACAGTTCGCTAACTCCCTCCGCCTGCGCATCGCTATCAGGATATCCGACAGGGACGAAGCCACCGCCAAAGCAGTATTCGACGAAGTAAGTAACAATGCTGCCACAGTCCTCAGCAGCAACGCCGACAATGTAAAGCTCGACTACCTCGCTTCCCCTAACCAAAACCCCGTAGGCCGCAACCGCGAAACCAGGAACGACTACCGTATCAGCAAATCCGTAGTAGACAAACTACTCGCACTGAACGACCCGCGACTCTCCATATATGCCGCCAAACCCAAAGATGGTGGCCCCATCCTCGGCGTTACCAATGGCTTGCCCACAGACTCCGCCTCCGCATTAGGCTTTAATAAAACCTCTGATGTAGGTGCCGTCTTCACCGCCACCACCGCACCGGCTATATTGTTTAACTACGCAGAACTACTCTTCATCAAAGCAGAAGCAGCTGCCCGGGGCCTGATCTCCGCAGATGCAGAACAACTGTATAAAGATGCCATAAGAGCGTCCCTCGCCCAGTACAATATCGTCGATGCCACCGTAGTCAATAACTACCTCGCCCAACCGGCACTAGCCTACGATGTCACCAACTTCCGCCGCGCTATCGGCGAACAAAAATGGCTGGCCCTCTTCAGCGAAGGCATCGAAGGCTTCACAGAATGGAGAAGGCTGGACTATCCCCAGTTAAAGCCTGCATACCAGGGCGTGTTGCAGGGCAAAATGCCCTTGCGCCTTACCTATCCCTCCAGCGAGCAGGCATTGAATGGGATCAACTACAAAAAGGCCGTAGCCAACCAGGGACCGGATGCACTCATCACCCGCCTCTGGTTCGATGTGAGATAA